The Bdellovibrio sp. NC01 genome includes the window ACAATCGTCTCGTTACAAAATTCCATTTGGTATCGCAGCGATCGGTAAATCATTCCGTAACGAAATCACTCCAGGTAATTTCATTTTCAGAACTCGTGAGTTCGAACAAATGGAGATGCAATTCTTCGTTAAGCCAGGCACTGACGACAAATACTTCGAAGAGTGGAAAGAGCGTCGCTGGAAATTCTATTTGAAATACGGAATCAAAGAAGAGAATTTGAAAATCCACGTTCACGAAAAGCTTGCGCACTATGCGCGTGCAGCTGTTGACGTTGAATACAAATTCCCAATGGGCTTCTCGGAACTAGAAGGTATCCATAACCGTTCTGACTTCGACTTGACTCAACATCAAAAATTCTCAGGTAAAAGCTTGGAATACTTCGATGAAGCGAACAAAGAAAAATACATCCCATATGTTATTGAAACGGCTGTGGGTTGTGATCGTTTGTTCTTGGCGTTCATGTGCGATGCTTACCGTGAAGAAGTCACAACAGACGAAGCGGGTAAAGAAGACGTGCGCGTCGTATTGGGCTTCCACCCAGAAATCGCGCCGTTCAAAGTTGCGATCTTGCCATTGTCGAAAAAAGAAGAGCTGACTTCAATCGCTGATAAACTTCGCGATCAAGTGGCTGAAGAATTCGACGTGACATACGACGAAGCGGCTTCCATCGGTAAACGTTACCGTCGTCAAGACGAAATCGGAACTCCGTTCTGCGTAACAATCGACTTCGATACAATCAACGACCAAGCGGTAACTGTTCGTCACCGCGATACAATGGTTCAAGAACGTATCCCAATGAAAGATTTGAACAACTACATCGCGAAACAAATCCGCGAATTCAAATTCGTTTCTAAATAGTTCGTCAGTTAAAGATTAAAAAAACGAAGAAGGCTCTGTGATGAACAGGGCCTTTTTTATTTTAGACTTAATCCAGCGGTAAAGAGACATTGTCGAACGAGATCCACGCATTGCTGGACATACTTTCAACAAAAACTAAGCCGGTGTTTGTCACAATGACGTTTGCAACACCCGGCGAAGAACCATTGCCAGCTCCAATAGTGAACTCTTGAGAATAAAGAGGTCTATAAGCAGCGGGGAGTGTAACAATCGCATTAGCAGAGCCAACGCCTCCGTTTTTAATTAATCCACGCATACGTAAATTTCCCATGCTGTCGATGCGATAACCGAAGTTGCCATAATTGGAATTGCCATAGTTGATCCATCCTCCACCTAACGAAGATGGATAGTTCCAAGGCTCTTGCTCTAGTTTCGTAGTACCACCGACCACTTGTAGTTTCGCTGTGGGAGCATTTGTACCGATGCCGACGTTTCCTGCGTTGTAATATGCCTTAGTGCCTGACTGCAGCCACTGAGCGGCCGGCCCTTTCGCAAAATTAAAGGCGTGGCCTGCCGCAATGACGTTGCTAATCGACGTTGCACAACCATAAGATCCGGATGACACGGCCATGTTGCTCGCCGCCGCATAGTAAGTGCCGTTTGAGGCATATTGGATATAGTAGTTAACCCCGTCTATGGAATAAGCATAGGTCTGAACTCCGGTACTACCTGAAGCGGATTGCGAATGGTACATCATAAGATGATCATTCGGGGAACTTGCGCCATTCCAAGTGCACAGAATCGCATCCGGCCATCCATTGACCATTGAATTATTAAGACCTGTAGATGTCGCCGCTGAAGTTTGCACGGTGCCGTCTGGAAATTTAATACCACCAGATGTCGACTCGATAATTCCACCGATTGAAATCGAAGCTGGTAGGCGAGCATTTGCGATTGTTCCCGAAGTGATTTTCGTAGCATCAAGATTGCCGATATCAGCACATGTCCAAGCTGCACTTGGTGAAGAGAAACTGAGTGTCTGGTTAACAGCGCAGGTTACAGGCATCATCGAAGCATCCAACTTATTTCCTAATTGAGTGGAAAGATTCGTCACTGCTGAAATCGGAAGTGCAATAGTTGTTGAAGCCGCTGCGGTGATACGACCTTGGGCATCTACAGTGATCGTTGGTACTGTCGTAGCCGATCCATAAGAACCGGCTGTTACTCCTGTGTTCGTTAAGTTCAATGAACCGCTGTTTGTGATAATGCCACCTGAAGAAGTTGCACCTGCGGTTGTGTTTAAGCCAGTCCCTGCAGAAATTTGTGTCACCGTTCCGCTACCGCCGCCACCGCCAGTTACAGCGGCTGTTGAAGTTATAGGTATGAAGCAACGATATGCAATGGAGGCGGAAGGGTTCGAGCTGTCAGCAGCACCACTTGTTGTTAAGGTACTCGCGCCGGGAGAAGAGCTTCCCCACCAGTCAGATGATGCAGTCCACTCGGTTGTTGCGTATTTATTGCTAATGGAAAGATTATCTAAGCTCAGTTTCAATTCGCTCAACTGTGGTAAACGTCCTCCATAATTCGCGAAGCAGTTTTGATTGGCAGCAAGATGAGCGGCCGCCGCGTTCGTTGTGTTTTGAATACAACCCATAGTATTGCCATTGCTTGCGAGAGCCGTAAATCCTGAAGGACATGCGACTCCAGAAGCCGTTGCGGTCGTCATCTTCGTTCCGTCAGGGAAGATCAATCCGTTTCCTGTTCCGCTAATTTTAATATTGCCCGCAACTTCTAATTTTTCTACCGGAGAGTTCGTACCAATTCCGACTTTACCACCAGAGGCAACCATCAAACCATTTGAGCTGCCATCGTTTGATAGATAGAAAGATCCTAAATTAATATTTTGTGTCGCCGTATGATTACCTAAGTTATCAGCACCACCGCCGCCAGAAGCGGGACCTGACGGAACTAACTCTGTGACGATGAGATGAGTGTTGTAGGCATTGGAAATCATACCAGTACCAATATGGTCATCCCAAATTTTTACAGAGATGACTTCATCAACAGTCGGTTTGTAAATTTCTAAAATGGAGGCCTTCAATCCATAGCCGTTGGTTTGACCTGAATCGGTGTACGCCGTTTGACCAATGTTCGACGTACCATTGTTCAGAATATACCCTATATATTTATAATCGTTTGTTCCGATGGTGTTTATTGAAGATTCAATTCTATAAGTGACGCCTGCTTTCAGTGCAACACCGTTACCACTTTTTGTAAGTCCGCTTGATGCAGAGACGGTGTCAAACGCAACTGTCGAACCATTATCAACAGTCTGATAACCACTCATCGTCAATTTAATATATTTCGGAGAACCGTTAAGTGATAACCACGCACTTCCAGCATAGTAATCGACAGTGCCATCATCGGTATTGAATATCATCATACCCGACGCCGGAGAAGGAATTGCATTTCGTTGCGCGCGAGTCATTCGCGGTGGCAAAAATGCTTTCGAAGTCGAAGATAAATCTAACAACGCATTCGCATTCGGAGTGGTTCCAATGCCGACGTTGCCATTCAAAATTGTAGAGCCCGTACCACTCGGAGTCAGAGTGATATTTTGATTCGTTCCACCAGCAGCAAACGTCAACGCACTTGTTCCAGTGATCGA containing:
- a CDS encoding glycine--tRNA ligase; translated protein: MNVRYLGDLNTLVSLSKRRGFVFQSSEIYGGLGSCWDYGPLGSLMKLNVKRAWWNAMTRRPDIVGLDAAILMHPMVWKASGHVDGFSDPLVDCKDCKTRFRADNTESYIKDKKCPNCGSKNLSEERNFNLMFKTHMGPLEDSASVVYLRPETAQGHFVNFLNCQQSSRYKIPFGIAAIGKSFRNEITPGNFIFRTREFEQMEMQFFVKPGTDDKYFEEWKERRWKFYLKYGIKEENLKIHVHEKLAHYARAAVDVEYKFPMGFSELEGIHNRSDFDLTQHQKFSGKSLEYFDEANKEKYIPYVIETAVGCDRLFLAFMCDAYREEVTTDEAGKEDVRVVLGFHPEIAPFKVAILPLSKKEELTSIADKLRDQVAEEFDVTYDEAASIGKRYRRQDEIGTPFCVTIDFDTINDQAVTVRHRDTMVQERIPMKDLNNYIAKQIREFKFVSK